In Lathamus discolor isolate bLatDis1 chromosome 1, bLatDis1.hap1, whole genome shotgun sequence, the following are encoded in one genomic region:
- the LOC136006243 gene encoding uncharacterized protein LOC136006243: protein MPPIPKSSPLGCILSHWKEGGFGQSMRKSKLIDYCNVWWTKYELEDQEKWPENGTLQYNTILQLMLYCKREGKWDEVPYVDLFFISRNNDKWQKSCGIMVVKTSNAEKCRECAGEKECVKCLAMRNSRRHQRDEEDPGLLVAPLVINEERGEGEESDSDLESEEECENGGGRERNSPVTPVSYRTRRRGGRGGNTQLQAAKAASAVLAPLRQGVGVEGPVYVKIPFSPGDLVIWKQSAGTYRENPDRVARVMKMIMKTQNPDWDDIQVLLDTLMNSTEKEMVLRSARERVREDIRQGIVGGNTDQNFPMEDPMWDYNTQEGMRNLRRYQDWVVFGVQHAMPKTINWSKLYNVRQEKAESPSAFLERLKETAKKYTDLDVETEQAKAQLALIFLGQSQDDIRKKLQKLEGADLRDLDRLLEVAWKVYNNREKESSRRQQQNLLAIMQGREPGFSNLRGRGRGNMRGRGRDLLSKLDATIVFENGELIMQIPESKTGQILVLKDKPIPQIPKEVEQAVIPTVWETEIPGKSKAAQPIIVELKDGARPKRVKQYPLKLEARYGIIKTIEKFLKYNILEECESEYNTPIFPIKKPNGEYRLVQDLRAINEITKDIHPVVANPYTLLTSVKEKYKWFTVIDLKDAFFCIPLDKSSRKLFAFEWENPQNGRKTQLTWTRLPQGFKNSPTLFGNQLAKELETWTTQGKIQVPRSQYLLLQYVDDIFIATEQRSLCIRVTIEILNQLGLNGYKVSKEKAQIACMTVLYLGCEISQGQRKLGINRIEAICAIPEPRNLHELRIFLGMTGWCRLWIMDYGLIAKPLYEAQKSHAFVWEKQQKEAFQKLKEALTKSPALGLPDLTKDFQLFVHERQKLALGVLTQKLGSWKRPVGYFSKQLDPVSAGWPSCLRAVAATVILIQEARKLTLGKHIDVFVPHMVTTVLEQKGGHWLSPSRMMKYQAILMEQDGISLKTTNLLNPAAFLGTDLEEGTLEHHCVEIIEHTYATRADLKDAPLEQPDWELFTDGSSFVENGTRYAGYAVTTQQKVIEAKALTPGTSAQRAELIALTRALELSNDKKVNIWTDSKYAFGVVHIHGALWKERRLLSSQGTNIKYQKEILELIIAVQRPKQVAIMHCKAHQGGTSKVSEGNTLADRTARQVAREVWNMMALIPLKVSPLHTYLSQSPNYSTEDEKLAGLLKAQKNSEGWYVTTTGQVIVPPAIMRKILQTEHQKCHWGAEALVTYLKRGIISTQMLTMAKSVGSKCEICLKNNPVVKRQIEMGRIRIGMEPGDYWQVDFAELPKVQGYKYLLVGVDTFSGWPEAFPCRTNQAKEVVKWLLREIIPRFGVPLGISSDRGPHFIATVVQEISKLLGISWNLHTPWRPQSSGQVEKMNQTIKRQISKICQEAKIKWPQALPIALLRIRIKPRSKMSVSPYEILYGKPYEAPEPNPNTHIKGNQDVYNYVLSLGRTLTRLQSTLVWNRPLSLENPAHDIQPGDQVYVRNWNEEPLKERWDGPYQVLLTTFTAVKVEGIDSWIHYTRVKKVPRVWETQVLGPTKLKLKCQ, encoded by the exons ATGCCGCCAATTCCTAAATCGTCTCCGTTAGGCTGTATTTTAAGCCACTGGAAGGAGGGTGGATTTGGGCAGAGTATGCggaaaagcaaactaattgATTATTGCAATGTATGGTGGACGAAATATGAAttagaagatcaggaaaaatggcctgaaaatggaaccttacaatataatactattttgcagttgatgttatattgtaaaagggaaggaaaatgggatgaagtaccGTATGTGGatcttttctttatctcaaGAAACAATGATAAATGGCAAAAATCTTGcggaataatggttgttaaaacaagcaatgctgaaaaatgcagggagtgtgctggagaaaaggaatgtgtGAAATGTCTTGCCATGAGAAATAGTCGGCGACATCAAAGGGACGAGGAAGATCCTGGTTTGTTAGTAGCTCCGCTAGTGATAaatgaggaaaggggggagggggaggaaagtgaTAGCGATCTCGAGAGTGAAGAAGAGTGTGAAAATGGAGGAGGTCGAGAGAGAAATTCCCCTGTCACCCCAGTCTCATACAGAACTCGCCGAAGGGGAGGGCGAGgaggaaacacacagcttcaagCAGCTAAAGCAGCTAGTGCGGTCCTTGCCCCTTTAAGACAGGGAGTTGGAGTTGAAGGACCAGTGtatgttaaaatacctttttctccTGGGGATTTGGTTATATGGAAACAATCGGCGGGAACTTATAGAGAAAATCCGGATAGGGTAGCTCGAGTGATGAAAATGATCATGAAAACTCAAAACCCAGACTGGGATGATATACAAGTGCTTCTAGATACCCTTATgaattcaacagaaaaggaaatggtgtTGCGAAGTGCTCGGGAAAGGGTTCGGGAAGATATAAGACAGGGAATAGTTGGGGGAAACACAGATCAAAACTTCCCGATGGAAGATCCAATGTGGGATTATAACACACAAGAGGGAATGAGAAATTTACGGAGATACCAGGACTGGGTAGTTTTTGGAGTGCAACATGCTATGCCCAAAACAATAAACTGGTCAAAATTATATAATGTTAGGCAAGAAAAGGCGGAATCACCCTCTGCCTTTTTAGAGAGactaaaagaaacagcaaagaaatataCGGACTTAGATGTGGAAACGGAACAGGCTAAAGCACAATTAGCCTTGATTTTCCTGGGACAGTCTCAAGatgatattaggaagaaactgcaaaaactGGAAGGGGCAGATTTGCGAGACCTGGATAGGCTGCTAGAAGTGGCCTGGAAGGTGTATAATAATCgagaaaaagaaagctctcgaagacaacaacaaaatttACTGGCAATAATGCAGGGAAGGGAGCCAGGATTCTCTAACCTTAGAGGAAGAGGACGAGGAAATATGCGAGGACGAG GACGGGACTTATTGAGTAAATTGGATGCTACGATTGTTTTTGAAAATGGTGAATTGATAATGCAAATCCCTGAATCTAAAACAGGACAGATTTTAGTCCTTAAAGACAAACCTATTCCACAAATCCCAAAGGAGGTGGAACAGGCTGTAATACCAacagtttgggaaacagaaatcccaggaaaatcaaaagcagctcaaccaaTAATAGTGGAGTTAAAAGACGGGGCTAGACCAAAAAGGGTTAAACAATACCCATTGAAGCTAGAAGCAAGATATGGGATCATAAAAACGATTgagaaattcttaaaatataacattttagaagaatgcgaatcagaatataacacgCCAATTTTCccaataaagaaaccaaacggTGAGTATAGATTAGTGCAAGATTTGagggcaataaatgaaataacaaaagatatccacCCGGTGGTGGCAAACCCATATACACtgctaacatctgtgaaggaaaaatataaatggtttactgtgattgatttaaaagatgccttcttctgcattccccttgacaaaagtagcaggaaactgtttgcatttgaatgggaaaatccacagAATGGACGGAAAACACAACTGACATGGACCAGACttccacaaggattcaaaaacagTCCGACCCTATTTGGAAACCAACTAGCCAAAGAATTGGAAACATGGACTACCCAAGGAAAGATACAGGTACCGAGATCACAATACCTTTTGTTACAATATGTAGACgacatttttattgcaacagAACAAAGATCTCTGTGCATAAGAGTGACAATTGAAATTCTAAATCAGCTAGGCTTGAACGGTTATAAAgtctcaaaagaaaaggcacaaattgcATGCATGACTGTGTTGTATCTGGGATGTGAAATTTCACAAGGACAACGAAAGCTGGGAATAAATCGCATAGAGGCAATCTGTGCTATCCCAGAACCACGAAACTTGCATGAGCTAAGAATATTTTTGGGTATGACAGGGTGGTGCAGACTATGGATAATGGACTATGGACTAATTGCCAAACCCCTGTATGAGGCCCAAAAATCACATGCCTTTGTTtgggaaaaacaacagaaagaagccTTCCAGAAATTGAAGGAAGCACTAACAAAATCTCCAGCATTGGGACTCCCAGATTTGACAAAAGATTTCCAATTATTTGTCCACGAGCGACAAAAATTGGCACTGGGGGTACTAACTCAGAAACTtgggagctggaaaagaccagtgggatatttctcaaaacaactGGATCCAGTGAGTGCAGGATGGCCCTCATGCTTGCGAGCAGTAGCAGCAACTGTCATTTTAATTCAAGAAGCTAGGAAATTAACTTTGGGAAAACACATTGATGTATTTGTGCCACATATGGTAACCACTGTTTTGGAACAAAAAGGGGGGCATTGGTTGTCCCCTAGCCGGATGATGAAATATCAGGCAATCCTAATGGAACAGGATGGTATAAGCTTGAAAACTACTAACCtgttaaacccagcagcttttctaggaacagACCTAGAAGAAGGAACCCTTGAACATCATTGTGTAGAAATCATTGAACATACATATGCAACCAGAGCAGACTTGAAGGATGCACCTCTAGAACAACCGGACTGGGAACTCTTTACAGATGGCAGCAGTTTTGTAGAGAACGGGACACGATACGCAGGATATGCTGTGACAACTCAGCAAAAGGTAATCGAAGCCAAAGCATTAACTCCGGGAACGTCAGCCCAAAGAGCAGAattgatagctcttacaagagcATTGGAGCTGAGCAACgacaaaaaggtaaatatatggacagactcaaaatatgcatttggtgtAGTACATATTCATGGAGCATTATGGAAAGAACGAAGACttttgtcttcacaagggactaacataaaatatcagaaagaaatCTTAGAATTAATAATTGCTGTGCAAAGACCTAAACAAGTAGCCATCATGCATTGCAAGGCACATCAAGGAGGAACTTCAAAGGTATCTGAAGGAAATACACTAGCAGATCGAACAGCTCGCCAAGTAGCCCGGGAGGTGTGGAATATGATGGCTTTAATACCTCTGAAGGTAAGCCCACTCCACACCTATCTTTCACAAAGCCCTAACTATtcaacagaagatgaaaaattgGCAGGACTCTTAAAGGcccaaaagaattctgaagggtggtatGTAACAACAACAGGACAAGTAATAGTGCCACCTGCAATAATGCGAAAGATTCTACAAACGGAACatcaaaaatgtcattggggtgcagaagcATTGGTAACTTATCTAAAAcgaggaataatttccacacagatgttaactatggcaaaatcagtgggatcaaaatgtgaaatctgtttgaaaaacaatccagtagtaaaaagacaaattgaGATGGGAAGAATTAGGATAGGAATGGAACCAGGAGATtattggcaggttgattttgcaGAACTACCAAAGGTACAAGGGTACAAATATCTATTAGTAGGGGTTGACACtttttctggatggccagaGGCCTTTCCCTGTCGCACCAATCAGGCAAAAGAAGTAGTGAAATGGTTGCTTAGAGAAATCATCCCGCGATTTGGAGTCCCTTTAGGCATATCATCAGACAGGGGTCCGCATTTTATTGCAACCGTAGTACAAGAAAttagtaaactattaggaatATCATGGAACCTACACACTCCTTGGAGGCCCCAGTctagtggacaggtagaaaagatgaaccaaacaataaaaagacaaatcagtaaaatatgtcaagagGCCAAAATAAAGTGGCCACAAGCATTGCCTATAGCTCTGCTACGAATCAGAATAAAACCCAGGAGCAAAATGTCAGTAAGCCCCTATGAAATCCTTTATGGAAAGCCATATGAGGCACCGGAACCCAACCCGAATACCCATATTAAAGGGAATCAGGATGTTTATAATTATGTGCTGTCTCTTGGTAGAACCTTAACTCGACTGCAGAGCACTTTGGTGTGGAATAGGCCACTATCTCTGGAAAATCCAGCACATGACATCCAACCAGGAGACCAAGTATATGTCCGGAACTGGAATGAAGAACCATTAAAAGAACGGTGGGACGGACCATATCAAGTATTGTTGACTACATTCACAGCAGTAAAGGTAGAAGGAATAGATTCTTGGATACATTATACACGAGTAAAGAAAGTTCCAAGAGTTTGGGAAACACAGGTACTAGGCCCTACCAAGCTAAAACTGAAATGCCAATAA